TTGCCACGCGTTAAAGCACCGTTTACAGTTTACATGCAGGAAACCGGATCTGAAGTGCGCGGAATCGACCTCTCCTTTGGAGGTTTGATGTGTATGGCCAATGAGCCAATCTGGCCTGGTAATGTAACAAGTCTCGAATTGCGACTATCCGGTATGGAAAAGCCGATGACTTTTAATGCACGAGTTGTTGAAATCGTTACCGTCAAAGGCCAGCTCTCTATGAGACTTCGCTTTGAAGGTGCAAGCGACACCGTTCGTAAGAACATCGCTAAGTGGATGAGCCGTAACGCTTAATCAATTCGCCCTGCACTCAGCGGGGCGCACCCATATAAACAGACAATCTGTGCAAGCTCATAAGATCATGAATTTCTTCAAGCATGAGCGGCAAGGTTGTTAGGTGTCCATGAAATGACGATGATTCTTTTAATACGTCTAGTGCTTTCTCTTCGGCGGCGATCCGTTCACTTCTACCGTTAAACATCACTAAAAGTTTTTCAATCAATCCTACGGCCGCGGGATCATCACCTGCTGCAGCCTTTAGTTCTTCAATCGCTGTTTCAATTGAAGCAATGCCTGGTCTCACCTCGGTTCGGTTCACAATAAAACCCGCAAATGGAATTTTGCGATCCTTAATCTCTCGGCACAAAAACGCAGCTTCACTGACAACAAAATCATCCGTGGTTGCAACAACGAGCGCAGCGGTTTGAGATGAGCGCAGTAGCTCTCCCAATCTTAGGGCACGCTTTCTGAACTCAGCCGCCAGAAACTCCATCGCACGGAAGAAATCTCCGAGCTGTGCCACGAAATCTACACCCAGGGTTCGCCCTAATACATCCCAAATAAGTTTTCCGGTGCGCTTGAGCAGCCCTGCTCCAAACGACTTAGCCTGACTCTCAGGATCTAGAATGGTGAACCACTTAAAAATGTTCTCTTCTAAAAAGCGTGAGACATATTCAGGTGCTTCGAGAAAATCTAAAACATTCTTTGATGGCGGCGTATCCACCACAATCAAATCAAAATCGAAATTTGTATGGAGGTCGTGAAGCTTCTCAACTGCCGTATACTCTAGCGTTCCGGCCATTGCGCCAGAAAGCTGCTGAAAGATAACATTGTTGAACACACGGTCTGCAATCGCTCTATCCGGAGCATTATCTAGAATCAAAGCACGCAGTGTAACTTCCGGATCCAGCATCAACGCGTGTAGCTCGCCATCAAAGCTGAGACCTGCCTGCTTAAACGCTTCGGGCTCTACCCGAGTAGGTTCATTGGTTAGTTCAACACCCAGGGCGTCCGCTAAGCGCTTGGCTGGATCAATCGTTAAGACACATACCTTGCGACCTGAGCGCGCAGCAGCCAAAGCTAAAGCTGCACTCGACGTGGTCTTTCCTACCCCGCCAGGTCCGGCACAAAGAACCACACGTTTATTCTTAATTTGTTCCAGGAGTGTTGTCATGGCGAAGTACCAACCATTTGTTTGGCAACATGATCAACCAACGTAAAGCCTCGCTTCGAATATGCACTGACTTCCGTGAAGGAAAGCTTCAGCGTATCCTTAAGCATTTCCATTCTTGCAGATTGTCGTTTCCTGACGGTCTCGTTGATAGAGCCAAGCGTGATTAGGTTTTTAGCAGGCCCCGAAGGAAGCTC
This region of Deltaproteobacteria bacterium genomic DNA includes:
- a CDS encoding PilZ domain-containing protein, which encodes MASAQPLIQEIFEEKPLGILEVPPQMTRPVVNRRILPRVKAPFTVYMQETGSEVRGIDLSFGGLMCMANEPIWPGNVTSLELRLSGMEKPMTFNARVVEIVTVKGQLSMRLRFEGASDTVRKNIAKWMSRNA
- a CDS encoding ArsA family ATPase, yielding MTTLLEQIKNKRVVLCAGPGGVGKTTSSAALALAAARSGRKVCVLTIDPAKRLADALGVELTNEPTRVEPEAFKQAGLSFDGELHALMLDPEVTLRALILDNAPDRAIADRVFNNVIFQQLSGAMAGTLEYTAVEKLHDLHTNFDFDLIVVDTPPSKNVLDFLEAPEYVSRFLEENIFKWFTILDPESQAKSFGAGLLKRTGKLIWDVLGRTLGVDFVAQLGDFFRAMEFLAAEFRKRALRLGELLRSSQTAALVVATTDDFVVSEAAFLCREIKDRKIPFAGFIVNRTEVRPGIASIETAIEELKAAAGDDPAAVGLIEKLLVMFNGRSERIAAEEKALDVLKESSSFHGHLTTLPLMLEEIHDLMSLHRLSVYMGAPR